The proteins below are encoded in one region of Silene latifolia isolate original U9 population chromosome 2, ASM4854445v1, whole genome shotgun sequence:
- the LOC141635816 gene encoding F-box/FBD/LRR-repeat protein At5g56420-like → MKPQKRKCSSDKLSEMPDEVLVHILSCMPTFDAVRTMLIRPFGNLWTLVPTLNFDIGGFLNKMGFVDKGFNVVRFNIFVRNVLMLHKRPSIDKFYLLFGEYYEDGREEAGDDIRMWLTFAFDKQAKEINISDVCFDFPNFTSQSLVTLELRYCQIFLQFPVNLRSLKKLILFHTYMREEAFQQLICGCPSLQELHIEQLPTTNKLRFTAPNIHKLSLVFMEVNDPDDLNWSLDVPNLKSLDLEIGYMPDVIAVSSIRDVYLKELDIYVGAGDHDEKQHRRFNIFLEKFSRSEVFQLSLNASEPFFHSVDDLHLLQIRWKRVVLGLKILCQECLLGVYLLMRSSKFLEELDIYIDPTLRV, encoded by the exons ATGAAACCCCAAAAGCGCAAGTGTTCTTCAGATAAGTTGAGTGAAATGCCAGATGAAGTCCTTGTTCACATTCTTTCCTGTATGCCGACATTTGATGCTGTTAGAACAATGTTGATTCGTCCATTTGGAAATCTTTGGACTTTGGTTCCTACTCTTAACTTTGACATTGGAGGATTCCTTAATAAGATGGGTTTTGTTGATAAAGGGTTTAATGTTGTACGGTTCAACATTTTTGTTCGCAATGTGTTGATGCTTCACAAAAGACCCTCCATTGATAAATTTTATCTTCTTTTTGGGGAGTATTATGAGGACGGAAGAGAGGAGGCTGGTGATGATATAAGAATGTGGTTGACGTTTGCTTTCGATAAACAAGCAAAGGAAATTAACATCTCTGATGTTTGTTTTGACTTTCCGAATTTCACAAGTCAGTCACTTGTTACACTTGAACTCCGTTACTGCCAAATCTTTCTCCAATTTCCAGTGAACTTACGATCTCTAAAGAAGCTTATACTTTTCCATACCTATATGCGTGAGGAGGCCTTTCAACAATTAATTTGTGGATGCCCTTCTTTACAGGAACTCCATATTGAGCAACTTCCTACAACAAACAAGCTGAGATTTACTGCTCCAAACATTCATAAATTATCTCTTGTTTTTATGGAAGTTAATGATCCTGATGATCTAAATTGGTCGTTGGATGTCCCCAATCTTAAAAGTTTGGATTTGGAAATAGGTTATATGCCAGATGTAATTGCTGTTTCATCTATTCGAGATGTCTACCTCAAAGAATTGGACATTTATGTGGGTGCTGGTGACCATGATGAGAAACAACATAGAAGGTTTAACATATTTTTGGAGAAGTTCTCACGTAGTGAAGTGTTCCAGTTATCACTTAATGCTTCTGAG CCATTCTTCCACTCTGTAGATGATTTGCATCTCTTACAAATCAGATGGAAGCGTGTAGTTTTGGGATTGAAGATACTCTGTCAAGAATGCCTATTGGGCGTCTATCTATTGATGAGAAGTTCAAAATTTTTGGAAGAACTCGATATATATATAGACCCAACTTTGAGGGtgtag